In a genomic window of Styela clava chromosome 11, kaStyClav1.hap1.2, whole genome shotgun sequence:
- the LOC120348143 gene encoding ketimine reductase mu-crystallin-like — protein sequence METIPLISQVVVQKNLKYSELIPAVRQALEEYTLNRASQPLRVSLPVGDTNGTFLAMPSYSTSSDTLVTKLVSMYPDNAKKNLPTHICYITLFDPDTGALACLMDGELITAMRTAAASVVATQAIVSETPKTIAVLGSGVQARSHILAFNETYKLEKMKIWSRNHDNAQKLCEELKDSPLQNCKSVEEAVCDSDVVITVTSATEPVLFEKWLKPGCHINCVGACRPTWRECDDECMQNSTVYVDSRESAENESGDVILSKCDVYAEIGEILLKQKPVQQGKFTFFKSLGIGLQDAAAAKLVWDNCKHETDIQ from the exons ATGGAAACAATACCATTAATTAGTCAGGTCGTAgtccaaaaaaatttgaaatattcggAACTAATACCAGCTGTTCGACAAGCTCTTGAGGAATATACATTAAATCGAGCTAGTCAACCATTACGAGTTTCGTTACCAGTCGGCGATACGAACGGCACTTTTCTAGCGATGCCGAGCTACAGCACCTCTAGTGACACTCTCGTAACAAAGCTGGTGTCTATGTATCCTGATAACGCTAAGAAAAATCTTCCGACTCATATCTGTTATATCACTTTGTTTGACCCAGATACTGGAGCCTTGGCTTGTTTGATGGACGGAGAATTGATAACTGCAATGCGAACGGCTGCTGCTTCTGTTGTAGCTACTCAG GCAATTGTATCTGAGACACCAAAGACTATTGCCGTTCTTGGATCCGGTGTGCAAGCTAGGAGTCATATTCTTGCCTTCAACGAAACATATAAACTCGaaaaaatgaagatttggaGTCGTAACCATGACAACGCACAAAAATTATGCGAAGAATTGAAAGATTCACCATTGCAGAATTGCAAAAGTGTTGAGGAGGCCGTCTGTGACAGTGACGTTGTTATAACAGTAACTTCAGCCACAGAGCCCGTTCTTTTTGAAAAATGGTTGAAACCTGGATGCCATATCAACTGCGTTGGAGCGTGTCGTCCTACCTGGCGCGAATGCGACGATGAATGTATGCAAAATTCTACAGTGTATGTTGACAGCCGTGAATCCGCAGAAAACGAGTCTGGAGACGTCATTCTCTCAAAATGTGACGTCTACGCAGAAATTGGGGAAATTTTGTTGAAACAAAAACCTGTTCAACAAGGGAAATTTACTTTCTTCAAATCTCTAGGAATTGGACTACAGGATGCGGCTGCAGCTAAATTAGTTTGGGATAATTGCAAACATGAAACTGACATACAATAA